From a region of the Epinephelus fuscoguttatus linkage group LG21, E.fuscoguttatus.final_Chr_v1 genome:
- the LOC125881488 gene encoding uncharacterized protein LOC125881488: MSKNQLFKNEHLRKGEYLMSNNGEWKAILKEDGNFVICGWKTVWESDTAGSDVVRLSMQADSNLVMYNQDDTPRWHTNTYFVGQGRFGSKCECNCHVQLTDDGQLVLLRESKEVWSSANSKGTK; this comes from the exons ATGAGTAAGAACCAGCTGTTCAAAAATGAACACCTCCGTAAGGGTGAATACCTGATGTCCAACAACGGGGAGTGGAAGGCTATCTTAAAG GAGGATGGTAACTTTGTCATCTGTGGCTGGAAGACTGTGTGGGAATCAGACACTGCAGGATCAGATGTTGTCCGCCTGTCCATGCAGGCTGACAGCAACCTGGTCATGTACAACCAGGATGACACTCCCAGGTGGCATACAAACACATATTTTGTTGGACAAGGCAGGTTTGGCAGCAAGTGTGAGTGCAACTGCCACGTTCAACTGACTGACGACGGCCAACTGGTGTTGCTTAGGGAATCTAAAGAAGTCTGGAGCTCTGCTAACTCCAAAGGCACAAAATGA